Proteins encoded in a region of the Podarcis muralis chromosome 4, rPodMur119.hap1.1, whole genome shotgun sequence genome:
- the RNF6 gene encoding E3 ubiquitin-protein ligase RNF6 isoform X1 → MRHLQGNAFSEGRKEGKVGVGFGRAAKRRCLERELLNAAHMRLHQQVQQHFPRICITFTLPVQRALEKNEDWNYLIRFSTSHLARDLYHFHRLARLREKEIFNSGVPRMDCSSSYSGEDGGQTTSQSHSGEDERQWQQERLNREEAYYQFINELSDEDYRLMRDHNLLGTPGEITANELQQRLLGAKEHLASHSDRENRDWEGGTVGDAETVGGNSTNSSLLEWLSTFHRTGNSSHSGQSGNQTWRAVSRANPSSGEFRFSLEININHEHNSVDAPGEELNGYLLGDPNGRQVENRSLIEESPIASRTRSRTLRETVGRAVASSRAGNVSGSVTQNAEVATQLFPGRLRNRSSAGLAAHNNVLDDNEHNIIRQRRIHRVSSVTVHRRRARTRRNARQRPEVLRLRSTFSSQFQSHLERRQRLNAQQIHRRSGQAQTAQPPPEQGEDQVPTLGITLEEEESTRPTTAPRRHPIITLDLQVRRIRTGENRDQDSIATRTRSRAGTADNAVSFESDREGFRQTVSRSEHAGIRTYVSTIRIPLRRISEIGLGESSSAALRSILRQIMTGFGELSSLMGTESDSEAQRSGQHSADTQSELFNVHTLSSIGEFSEASLRSRPAEQGSREWHGETNATQHYNQSNEAQGNRQFQDANSFVESGTLPILRLVPYLLLDESTSDHLRGLTKEQIDNLSTRNYGHPGAEEGEISKTCSVCINEYVSGNKLRQLPCMHEFHFHCIDRWLSENSTCPICRQPVVA, encoded by the exons ATGCGCCATCTCCAAGGAAACGCGTtttcggaaggaaggaaggaaggaaaggttgGAGTTGGCTTTGGACGGGCGGCAAAAAGGAGATGCCTTGAAAGAGAACTACTAAATGCAGCACATATGAGACTACACCAGCAGGTGCAGCAACATTTTCCAAG GATTTGCATAACATTCACCCTGCCTGTTCAAAGAGCACTGGAAAAAAATGAAGACTGGAATTATCTGATAAGATTCTCAACATCACACCTTGCTAGAGATCTGTATCACTTCCACCGCCTAGCAAGGTTGAGGGAAAAGGAAATATTTAAC TCTGGTGTTCCCAGAATGGACTGCTCTAGTTCTTACTCAGGGGAAGATGGTGGGCAGACCACATCTCAAAGCCACAGTGGTGAAGATGAGCGACAGTGGCAACAGGAACGCCTTAATAGAGAGGAAGCCTATTACCAATTTATTAATGAGCTCAGTGATGAAGACTACAGGTTAATGAGAGATCACAACCTTCTGGGGACTCCAG GAGAAATAACAGCAAATGAGCTGCAGCAACGTTTGCTAGGTGCAAAGGAGCATTTGGCATCACATTCTGACAGAGAAAATAGAGACTGGGAAGGAGGTACTGTCGGAG ATGCAGAAACTGTTGGGGGAAATTCAACAAACAGCTCGCTGCTAGAGTGGCTGAGCACATTCCACCGTACAGGAAATTCCAGCCATAGTGGACAGAGTGGGAACCAGACTTGGAGGGCTGTAAGCCGAGCAAACCCGAGTAGCGGGGAATTTCGGTTTAGtcttgaaataaatataaatcacGAACATAACAGTGTTGACGCTCCTGGGGAAGAATTGAACGGCTACCTTCTTGGTGATCCCAATGGGAGGCAGGTAGAGAACAGGTCTCTGATAGAAGAGAGTCCCATAGCCAGCCGAACAAGGAGCAGGACATTGAGAGAGACTGTTGGTCGTGCAGTTGCCTCATCAAGGGCTGGCAATGTTAGTGGCTCAGTGACACAAAATGCTGAAGTAGCAACTCAGTTATTCCCTGGCAGACTCAGAAACAGAAGCTCAGCAGGCCTTGCGGCACACAACAATGTCTTAGATGACAATGAACACAACATTATTAGGCAAAGGAGAATTCACAGAGTCTCGTCGGTGACTGTTCACAGAAGGAGAGCTAGAACTCGGAGGAATGCAAGGCAAAGGCCAGAAGTTTTAAGACTAAGATCAACGTTCAGTAGTCAGTTTCAGTCGCATTTGGAAAGAAGGCAACGTCTGAATGCACAGCAAATCCATAGAAGGTCTGGCCAGGCACAAACAGCCCAGCCGCCTCCTGAGCAAGGTGAGGACCAAGTGCCAACACTGGGCATAACATTGGAAGAGGAGGAATCTACCAGACCCACAACTGCACCTAGAAGACATCCTATTATTACATTAGACCTTCAGGTGAGAAGAATTCGTACTGGAGAAAATAGAGATCAAGACAGCATTGCTACTAGAACTCGTTCGAGAGCAGGCACGGCAGACAACGCAGTCAGTTTCGAAAGCGATAGGGAGGGTTTCCGTCAGACCGTTTCACGATCTGAACATGCGGGCATACGGACGTATGTTAGCACCATACGGATACCCCTGCGTAGGATATCTGAAATTGGGCTCGGGGAATCTTCATCGGCGGCTCTTAGATCAATTCTACGGCAAATTATGACTGGATTTGGAGAGCTAAGCTCCTTAATGGGCACCGAGTCAGATTCTGAAGCTCAGAGGAGTGGTCAGCACTCGGCAGACACGCAGTCAGAACTGTTTAACGTGCACACTCTAAGCAGCATTGGTGAGTTCAGTGAAGCTTCTCTTCGAAGCAGGCCTGCTGAACAAGGCAGCAGAGAATGGCATGGAGAAACCAATGCGACCCAACACTACAATCAAAGTAATGAAGCTCAAGGTAACAGACAGTTTCAAGATGCAAACAGTTTTGTTGAAAGTGGAACGCTTCCCATCCTTCGTCTTGTACCTTACCTTTTATTAGATGAAAGTACTAGTGACCATTTGAGGGGGTTAACCAAAGAACAAATTGACAATCTTTCTACTCGCAATTATGGGCATCCCGGTGCAGAAGAGGGTGAAATAAGCAAGACCTGTAGTGTTTGCATTAATGAATATGTTTCAGGAAACAAGCTAAGGCAGTTGCCATGTATGCATGAGTTCCATTTTCACTGTATTGATCGCTGGCTTTCTGAGAATTCCACTTGCCCAATTTGTCGACAACCTGTAGTAGCTTAA
- the RNF6 gene encoding E3 ubiquitin-protein ligase RNF6 isoform X3 — MDCSSSYSGEDGGQTTSQSHSGEDERQWQQERLNREEAYYQFINELSDEDYRLMRDHNLLGTPGEITANELQQRLLGAKEHLASHSDRENRDWEGGTVGDAETVGGNSTNSSLLEWLSTFHRTGNSSHSGQSGNQTWRAVSRANPSSGEFRFSLEININHEHNSVDAPGEELNGYLLGDPNGRQVENRSLIEESPIASRTRSRTLRETVGRAVASSRAGNVSGSVTQNAEVATQLFPGRLRNRSSAGLAAHNNVLDDNEHNIIRQRRIHRVSSVTVHRRRARTRRNARQRPEVLRLRSTFSSQFQSHLERRQRLNAQQIHRRSGQAQTAQPPPEQGEDQVPTLGITLEEEESTRPTTAPRRHPIITLDLQVRRIRTGENRDQDSIATRTRSRAGTADNAVSFESDREGFRQTVSRSEHAGIRTYVSTIRIPLRRISEIGLGESSSAALRSILRQIMTGFGELSSLMGTESDSEAQRSGQHSADTQSELFNVHTLSSIGEFSEASLRSRPAEQGSREWHGETNATQHYNQSNEAQGNRQFQDANSFVESGTLPILRLVPYLLLDESTSDHLRGLTKEQIDNLSTRNYGHPGAEEGEISKTCSVCINEYVSGNKLRQLPCMHEFHFHCIDRWLSENSTCPICRQPVVA; from the exons ATGGACTGCTCTAGTTCTTACTCAGGGGAAGATGGTGGGCAGACCACATCTCAAAGCCACAGTGGTGAAGATGAGCGACAGTGGCAACAGGAACGCCTTAATAGAGAGGAAGCCTATTACCAATTTATTAATGAGCTCAGTGATGAAGACTACAGGTTAATGAGAGATCACAACCTTCTGGGGACTCCAG GAGAAATAACAGCAAATGAGCTGCAGCAACGTTTGCTAGGTGCAAAGGAGCATTTGGCATCACATTCTGACAGAGAAAATAGAGACTGGGAAGGAGGTACTGTCGGAG ATGCAGAAACTGTTGGGGGAAATTCAACAAACAGCTCGCTGCTAGAGTGGCTGAGCACATTCCACCGTACAGGAAATTCCAGCCATAGTGGACAGAGTGGGAACCAGACTTGGAGGGCTGTAAGCCGAGCAAACCCGAGTAGCGGGGAATTTCGGTTTAGtcttgaaataaatataaatcacGAACATAACAGTGTTGACGCTCCTGGGGAAGAATTGAACGGCTACCTTCTTGGTGATCCCAATGGGAGGCAGGTAGAGAACAGGTCTCTGATAGAAGAGAGTCCCATAGCCAGCCGAACAAGGAGCAGGACATTGAGAGAGACTGTTGGTCGTGCAGTTGCCTCATCAAGGGCTGGCAATGTTAGTGGCTCAGTGACACAAAATGCTGAAGTAGCAACTCAGTTATTCCCTGGCAGACTCAGAAACAGAAGCTCAGCAGGCCTTGCGGCACACAACAATGTCTTAGATGACAATGAACACAACATTATTAGGCAAAGGAGAATTCACAGAGTCTCGTCGGTGACTGTTCACAGAAGGAGAGCTAGAACTCGGAGGAATGCAAGGCAAAGGCCAGAAGTTTTAAGACTAAGATCAACGTTCAGTAGTCAGTTTCAGTCGCATTTGGAAAGAAGGCAACGTCTGAATGCACAGCAAATCCATAGAAGGTCTGGCCAGGCACAAACAGCCCAGCCGCCTCCTGAGCAAGGTGAGGACCAAGTGCCAACACTGGGCATAACATTGGAAGAGGAGGAATCTACCAGACCCACAACTGCACCTAGAAGACATCCTATTATTACATTAGACCTTCAGGTGAGAAGAATTCGTACTGGAGAAAATAGAGATCAAGACAGCATTGCTACTAGAACTCGTTCGAGAGCAGGCACGGCAGACAACGCAGTCAGTTTCGAAAGCGATAGGGAGGGTTTCCGTCAGACCGTTTCACGATCTGAACATGCGGGCATACGGACGTATGTTAGCACCATACGGATACCCCTGCGTAGGATATCTGAAATTGGGCTCGGGGAATCTTCATCGGCGGCTCTTAGATCAATTCTACGGCAAATTATGACTGGATTTGGAGAGCTAAGCTCCTTAATGGGCACCGAGTCAGATTCTGAAGCTCAGAGGAGTGGTCAGCACTCGGCAGACACGCAGTCAGAACTGTTTAACGTGCACACTCTAAGCAGCATTGGTGAGTTCAGTGAAGCTTCTCTTCGAAGCAGGCCTGCTGAACAAGGCAGCAGAGAATGGCATGGAGAAACCAATGCGACCCAACACTACAATCAAAGTAATGAAGCTCAAGGTAACAGACAGTTTCAAGATGCAAACAGTTTTGTTGAAAGTGGAACGCTTCCCATCCTTCGTCTTGTACCTTACCTTTTATTAGATGAAAGTACTAGTGACCATTTGAGGGGGTTAACCAAAGAACAAATTGACAATCTTTCTACTCGCAATTATGGGCATCCCGGTGCAGAAGAGGGTGAAATAAGCAAGACCTGTAGTGTTTGCATTAATGAATATGTTTCAGGAAACAAGCTAAGGCAGTTGCCATGTATGCATGAGTTCCATTTTCACTGTATTGATCGCTGGCTTTCTGAGAATTCCACTTGCCCAATTTGTCGACAACCTGTAGTAGCTTAA
- the RNF6 gene encoding E3 ubiquitin-protein ligase RNF6 isoform X2, whose translation MEWAREGRDPAPARFLAELRAEAPAAGGPLLPVHLGALQLAGLSVCCWICITFTLPVQRALEKNEDWNYLIRFSTSHLARDLYHFHRLARLREKEIFNSGVPRMDCSSSYSGEDGGQTTSQSHSGEDERQWQQERLNREEAYYQFINELSDEDYRLMRDHNLLGTPGEITANELQQRLLGAKEHLASHSDRENRDWEGGTVGDAETVGGNSTNSSLLEWLSTFHRTGNSSHSGQSGNQTWRAVSRANPSSGEFRFSLEININHEHNSVDAPGEELNGYLLGDPNGRQVENRSLIEESPIASRTRSRTLRETVGRAVASSRAGNVSGSVTQNAEVATQLFPGRLRNRSSAGLAAHNNVLDDNEHNIIRQRRIHRVSSVTVHRRRARTRRNARQRPEVLRLRSTFSSQFQSHLERRQRLNAQQIHRRSGQAQTAQPPPEQGEDQVPTLGITLEEEESTRPTTAPRRHPIITLDLQVRRIRTGENRDQDSIATRTRSRAGTADNAVSFESDREGFRQTVSRSEHAGIRTYVSTIRIPLRRISEIGLGESSSAALRSILRQIMTGFGELSSLMGTESDSEAQRSGQHSADTQSELFNVHTLSSIGEFSEASLRSRPAEQGSREWHGETNATQHYNQSNEAQGNRQFQDANSFVESGTLPILRLVPYLLLDESTSDHLRGLTKEQIDNLSTRNYGHPGAEEGEISKTCSVCINEYVSGNKLRQLPCMHEFHFHCIDRWLSENSTCPICRQPVVA comes from the exons ATGGAATGGGCGAGGGAGGGGCGTGATCCCGCGCCTGCGCGTTTCTTGGCGGAACTGAGAGCCGAGGCACCAGCAGCCGGCGGCCCGCTGTTGCCGGTGCACCTCGGTGCCTTGCAGTTGGCCGGGTTGTCGGTTTGTTGCTG GATTTGCATAACATTCACCCTGCCTGTTCAAAGAGCACTGGAAAAAAATGAAGACTGGAATTATCTGATAAGATTCTCAACATCACACCTTGCTAGAGATCTGTATCACTTCCACCGCCTAGCAAGGTTGAGGGAAAAGGAAATATTTAAC TCTGGTGTTCCCAGAATGGACTGCTCTAGTTCTTACTCAGGGGAAGATGGTGGGCAGACCACATCTCAAAGCCACAGTGGTGAAGATGAGCGACAGTGGCAACAGGAACGCCTTAATAGAGAGGAAGCCTATTACCAATTTATTAATGAGCTCAGTGATGAAGACTACAGGTTAATGAGAGATCACAACCTTCTGGGGACTCCAG GAGAAATAACAGCAAATGAGCTGCAGCAACGTTTGCTAGGTGCAAAGGAGCATTTGGCATCACATTCTGACAGAGAAAATAGAGACTGGGAAGGAGGTACTGTCGGAG ATGCAGAAACTGTTGGGGGAAATTCAACAAACAGCTCGCTGCTAGAGTGGCTGAGCACATTCCACCGTACAGGAAATTCCAGCCATAGTGGACAGAGTGGGAACCAGACTTGGAGGGCTGTAAGCCGAGCAAACCCGAGTAGCGGGGAATTTCGGTTTAGtcttgaaataaatataaatcacGAACATAACAGTGTTGACGCTCCTGGGGAAGAATTGAACGGCTACCTTCTTGGTGATCCCAATGGGAGGCAGGTAGAGAACAGGTCTCTGATAGAAGAGAGTCCCATAGCCAGCCGAACAAGGAGCAGGACATTGAGAGAGACTGTTGGTCGTGCAGTTGCCTCATCAAGGGCTGGCAATGTTAGTGGCTCAGTGACACAAAATGCTGAAGTAGCAACTCAGTTATTCCCTGGCAGACTCAGAAACAGAAGCTCAGCAGGCCTTGCGGCACACAACAATGTCTTAGATGACAATGAACACAACATTATTAGGCAAAGGAGAATTCACAGAGTCTCGTCGGTGACTGTTCACAGAAGGAGAGCTAGAACTCGGAGGAATGCAAGGCAAAGGCCAGAAGTTTTAAGACTAAGATCAACGTTCAGTAGTCAGTTTCAGTCGCATTTGGAAAGAAGGCAACGTCTGAATGCACAGCAAATCCATAGAAGGTCTGGCCAGGCACAAACAGCCCAGCCGCCTCCTGAGCAAGGTGAGGACCAAGTGCCAACACTGGGCATAACATTGGAAGAGGAGGAATCTACCAGACCCACAACTGCACCTAGAAGACATCCTATTATTACATTAGACCTTCAGGTGAGAAGAATTCGTACTGGAGAAAATAGAGATCAAGACAGCATTGCTACTAGAACTCGTTCGAGAGCAGGCACGGCAGACAACGCAGTCAGTTTCGAAAGCGATAGGGAGGGTTTCCGTCAGACCGTTTCACGATCTGAACATGCGGGCATACGGACGTATGTTAGCACCATACGGATACCCCTGCGTAGGATATCTGAAATTGGGCTCGGGGAATCTTCATCGGCGGCTCTTAGATCAATTCTACGGCAAATTATGACTGGATTTGGAGAGCTAAGCTCCTTAATGGGCACCGAGTCAGATTCTGAAGCTCAGAGGAGTGGTCAGCACTCGGCAGACACGCAGTCAGAACTGTTTAACGTGCACACTCTAAGCAGCATTGGTGAGTTCAGTGAAGCTTCTCTTCGAAGCAGGCCTGCTGAACAAGGCAGCAGAGAATGGCATGGAGAAACCAATGCGACCCAACACTACAATCAAAGTAATGAAGCTCAAGGTAACAGACAGTTTCAAGATGCAAACAGTTTTGTTGAAAGTGGAACGCTTCCCATCCTTCGTCTTGTACCTTACCTTTTATTAGATGAAAGTACTAGTGACCATTTGAGGGGGTTAACCAAAGAACAAATTGACAATCTTTCTACTCGCAATTATGGGCATCCCGGTGCAGAAGAGGGTGAAATAAGCAAGACCTGTAGTGTTTGCATTAATGAATATGTTTCAGGAAACAAGCTAAGGCAGTTGCCATGTATGCATGAGTTCCATTTTCACTGTATTGATCGCTGGCTTTCTGAGAATTCCACTTGCCCAATTTGTCGACAACCTGTAGTAGCTTAA